The following are encoded together in the Monodelphis domestica isolate mMonDom1 chromosome 5, mMonDom1.pri, whole genome shotgun sequence genome:
- the LOC100022405 gene encoding LOW QUALITY PROTEIN: microfibrillar-associated protein 1-like (The sequence of the model RefSeq protein was modified relative to this genomic sequence to represent the inferred CDS: inserted 1 base in 1 codon), translating to MSVPSTLMKQPPINSTARAIQVHNEKGEISMEKVKVKRYVSGKRPDYAPMASSDEEDEEFQFIKKANDQEVEPEEQGEDSPSDPRLRRLQNRINEDVEERLARHRKIVEPEVVGESHSEVADVRQLEREDGREEKIDEEDIEWRHHMMRQRAQERKNEETELMEVEDEGHSGEESESESEYEEYTDSQDEMEPRLKPVFIQKKDRVTVQEREAEARKQKELEQEAKRLAEERCKYTLKNVEEETKKELEKNKCSLAALDALNTDDENQEEEYEAWKVRELKRIKRDREDREAMEKERAEIEHMRNLTEEERQAELQANGKIITNKAVKGKYKFLQKYYHRGAFFMDEDEEVYKRDFSVPTXEDHFNKTILPKVLQVKNFGRSGRTKYTHLVDQDTTSFDSAWSQDSAQNTKFFKEKASGVQDVFERQSAKKRKTS from the exons ATGTCTGTCCCAAGCACTCTCATGAAGCAGCCCCCCATTAATTCCACAGCTAGGGCCATCCAGGTTCACAATGAGAAAGGGGAGATTTCAATGGAGAAAGTGAAGGTGAAACGTTATGTATCTGGAAAGAGGCCAGACTATGCACCTATGGCTTCCTCTGATGAGGAGGATGAAGAATTTCAGTTCATCAAGAAAGCCAATGATCAAGAAGTAGAGCCTGAGGAACAGGGAGAGGATTCACCTAGTGATCCCAGGCTTCGACGTTTGCAGAACCGCATTAATGAAGATGTTGAAGAAAGGTTGGCTCGGCATCGCAAAATAGTAGAACCTGAAGTAGTGGGAGAAAGCCATTCTGAAGTAGCAGATGTGAGGCAATTGGAGAGAGAGGATGGTAGAGAGGAAAAAATTGATGAGGAGGATATTGAGTGGCGACATCATATGATGCGTCAGCGAGCACAGGAGAGGAAAAATGAGGAGACGGAGCTCATGGAAGTGGAAGATGAAGGGCATTCTGGTGAGGAATCTGAATCAGAGTCTGAGTATGAAGAATATACAGACAGCCAGGATGAAATGGAACCCCGACTCAAGCCTGTTTTCATCCAAAAGAAAGACCGTGTCACAGTTCAAGAGCGTGAGGCAGAAGCACGGAAACAGAAGGAATTGGAGCAAGAGGCAAAACGTCTGGCTGAGGAGAGGTGCAAGTATACACTCAAGAATGTGGAAGAGGAGACAAAGAAGGAACTGGAGAAAAACAAGTGCTCTTTGGCTGCCCTAGATGCACTCAACACAGATGATGAGAATCAGGAGGAGGAATATGAGGCCTGGAAAGTTCGGGAGCTGAAAAGAATCAAACGGGACAGAGAGGATCGAGAAGCGATGGAGAAGGAGAGAGCAGAGATTGAACACATGCGAAACCTGACAGAAGAGGAAAGACAAGCTGAACTCCAAGCAAATGGCAAAATTATTACCAACAAAGCTGTGAAGGGCAAATACAAATTCTTGCAGAAGTACTATCACCGGGGAGCTTTTTTCATGGATGAAGATGAAGAAGTTTACAAGAGAGATTTCAGTGTTCCCA TGGAAGATCACTTCAATAAAACTATTCTTCCCAAAGTTTTGCAGGTCAAGAACTTTGGGCGATCAGGAAGGACCAAATACACCCACCTTGTGGATCAAGACACCACTTCCTTTGATTCAGCTTGGAGTCAGGACAGTGCCCAGAATACCAAGTTCTTCAAGGAAAAAGCTTCTGGGGTACAAGATGTATTTGAGAGACAATCTgctaagaaaaggaaaacttcCTAG